One Fundulus heteroclitus isolate FHET01 unplaced genomic scaffold, MU-UCD_Fhet_4.1 scaffold_47, whole genome shotgun sequence DNA segment encodes these proteins:
- the zgc:112496 gene encoding uncharacterized protein zgc:112496: protein MSALFSCGQAASWRKVYGSYWDVLEARAKANKPKLLQLDRWYQEELPALISSRPDKHLTLSELVKLMEWKLTRGKFRPRLQQLVASNAEATVQRCSRKAFSLLPDVQAAIAELSALKGVGPATASAVLAAGAPEVAAFMSDEAMESVPGLKPIQYTAKHYALYLEKMTAQSAKLNQVDPQQDWTPHRLEKCLWAMTTATKQQLPLLKDLDLKDGAAQTSDQRPAKRLKAS from the exons ATGAGCGCTCTGTTCAGCTGTGGCCAAGCGGCCTCCTGGAGGAAGGTGTATGGCAGCTACTGGGATGTGCTGGAGGCCAGAGCCAAAGCCAACAAACCTAAACTTCTACAGCTTGACAGATG GTATCAGGAGGAGCTGCCTGCGCTGATCTCCAGTCGACCGGACAAACACCTCACTCTGTCAGAGCTGGTGAAGCTGATGGAGTGGAAGCTCACT AGAGGGAAGTTCAGGCCGCGGCTGCAGCAGCTGGTGGCCTCCAACGCTGAGGCCACGGTTCAGAGATGTTCCAGAAAGGCGTTCAGCCTCCTCCCCGACGTGCAGGCTGCCATCGCAGAGCTCAGCGCCCTGAAAGGAGTCGGCCCTGCCACCGCCTCAG CTGTGTTGGCAGCAGGAGCTCCAGAAGTGGCTGCATTCATGTCTGATGAGGCGATGGAGAGCGTACCGGGGCTGAAGCCCATCCAGTACACAGCCAAGCACTACGCTCTGTACCTGGAGAAAATGACCGCGCAGTCTGCAAAACTCAACCAGG TGGATCCGCAGCAGGACTGGACGCCCCACAGGCTGGAGAAGTGTTTGTGGGCGATGACCACAGCCACCAAGCAGCAGCTTCCTCTTCTGAAGGACCTGGACCTGAAGGACGGCGCCGCGCAGACCTCCGACCAGAGACCGGCCAAGAGGCTTAAAGCTTCCTGA
- the wdr24 gene encoding GATOR complex protein WDR24: MEKMSRVTTALGSNSISGRTMFCHLDAPANAISVCRDATQVVVAGRNIFKIYALEEEQFVEKLNLRVGRKPSLNFSCADVMWHQMEENLLATAATNGAVVTWNLGKPSRNKQDQLFTEHKRTVNKVCFHPTEAYMLLSGSQDGFMKCFDLRKKESVSTFSGQSESVRDVQFSMKDYFTFAASFENGNVQLWDIRRPDRYERMFTAHTGPVFCCDWHPDDRGWLATGGRDKMVKVWDMTTNRAKEIYCVQTIASVARVKWRPERKFHLATCSMMVDHNIYVWDIRRPFIPFATFEEHKDVTTGIVWRHQHDPHYLLSGSKDSTLYQHMFKDAMRPVDKANPEGLCFGLMGDLAFAVNESLVSSDAGRKPYAGGDRRYPFFSFKKPNPTEQFAHVSSALSVFETDLDSNRMDWFVKTAQRYLLSGKPFTELCDHNAKVARELKRPQVSTTWTMLRIMFSDPAPGPNHNLSKLGSLPLMNSFSMKEMGPESRLERCKGESRQDNIHLEPGNSHISNNNEENEETEGSDGPTEYMFGDAELDDDDLYPMDHDNQAVPEEQVYTLPPEAFQLRHEIVDNPSAPEHLQQDKADSPHVSGNEAEVTCLTPIESFSLISISQPLYSPHLHASFFCPIVREMLSYYAEQGDVQMAVSVLIVLGERIRKEIDDLTQEHWYMSYIDLLQRFELWNVSNEVIKLSTCSAITCLNQTSTTLHINCTNCKRPMSNKGWICDRCRQCASACAVCHHVVKGLFVWCQGCSHGGHLEHIMNWLRNNAHCPAGCGHLCEYT; this comes from the exons ATGGAGAAAATGTCCCGGGTTACGACGGCCCTTGGCAGCAACAGCATCTCCGGCCGCACCATGTTCTGCCACCTGGACGCTCCGGCCAACGCCATCAGCGTGTGCCGGGACGCCACGCAGGTGGTCGTCGCCGGACGCAACATCTTCAAGATCTACgccctggaggaggagcagttcgTGGAGAAGCTGAATCTGCGCGTCGGCCGCAAACCGTCGCTGAACTTCAGCTGCGCCGACGTCATGTGGCACCAGATGGAGGAGAACCTGCTGGCCACGGCCGCCACCAACGGCGCCGTGGTCACCTGGAACCTGGGCAAACCTTCCCGCAACAAGCAGGACCAGCTGTTCACCGAGCACAAGCGCACCGTCAATAAAGTGTGCTTCCACCCCACGGAGGCCTACATGCTGCTGAGCGGATCCCAGGACGGCTTCATGAAGTGCTTTGATCTGCGCAAAAAGGAGTCTGTTAGCACCTTCTCAG GTCAGTCGGAGAGCGTCAGAGACGTCCAGTTCAGCATGAAGGACTACTTCACCTTCGCCGCCTCCTTTGAAAACGGTAACGTCCAGCTGTGGGACATCAGACGGCCGGACCGCTACGAGCGGATGTTCACGGCTCACACTGGGCCCGTGTTCTGCTGCGACTGGCACCCTGACGACAG GGGTTGGCTGGCCACAGGGGGCAGAGACAAGATGGTGAAGGTGTGGGACATGACCACCAACCGGGCCAAGGAGATCTACTGCGTCCAGACCATCGCCTCGGTGGCTCGGGTTAAATGGCGCCCGGAGAGGAAGTTTCACCTGGCCACCTGCTCCATGATGGTGGACCACAACATCTACGTGTGGGATATCCGCCGCCCGTTCATCCCCTTCGCCACCTTCGAGGAGCATAAAGACGTGACCACGGGGATCGTGTGGCGCCACCAGCACGACCCTCACTACCTGCTCTCTGGCTCCAAAGACAGCACGCTCTACCAGCACATGTTTAAGGACGCCATGCGTCCCGTGGACAAGGCCAACCCGGAGGGGCTGTGCTTCGGACTGATGGGCGACTTGGCCTTCGCCGTCAACGAGAGTCTGGTGAGCAGCGACGCCGGCAGGAAGCCCTACGCCGGAGGGGACCGCCGCTACCCCTTCTTCTCCTTCAAGAAGCCCAACCCCACGGAGCAGTTCGCCCACGTCTCCAGCGCTCTGAGTGTCTTTGAGACCGACCTGGACAGCAATCgcatggactggtttgtgaagaCGGCGCAGCGCTACCTCCTCAGCGGGAAGCCGTTCACGGAGCTGTGTGACCACAACGCCAAGGTGGCCCGGGAGCTCAAAAGGCCGCAG GTTTCCACCACATGGACCATGCTGAGGATCATGTTCTCTGACCCGGCGCCCGGTCCAAACCATAACCTCAGCAAACTCGGCAGCTTGCCGCTGATGAACAG ctTCAGCATGAAGGAAATGGGTCCAGAGAGCCGACTGGAGCGCTGCAAAGGCGAAAGCAGGCAGGACAACATCCACCTGGAGCCGGGGAACTCGCACATCAGCAACAACAACGAGG AAAACGAGGAGACGGAGGGCAGCGACGGCCCTACGGAGTACATGTTTGGCGATGCCGAGCTGGACGACGACGACCTGTATCCCATGGATCACGACAACCAGGCGG TACCTGAGGAGCAGGTGTACACGCTGCCCCCGGAGGCCTTCCAGCTGCGCCACGAGATCGTCGACAACCCGTCCGCCCCGGAGCACCTGCAGCAGGACAAGGCCGACTCGCCGCACGTCAGCGGCAACGAGGCGGAGGTCACCTGCTTGACGCCCATCGAGTCGTTCTCGCTCATCTCCATCTCCCAGCCGCTGTACAGCCCGCATCTGCACGCCAGCTTCTTCTGCCCCATCGTGCGGGAGATGCTGAGCTACTACGCCGAGCAGGGCGACGTGCAGATGGCCGTGTCCGTGCTCATCGTGCTGGGAGAGCGGATCCGCAAGGAGATCGACGACCTGACGCAG GAGCACTGGTACATGTCCTACATAGACCTGCTGCAGCGCTTCGAGCTGTGGAACGTGTCCAACGAGGTCATCAAGCTGAGCACCTGCAGCGCCATCACCTGCCTGAACCAGACGTCCACGACGCTGCACATCAACTGCACCAACTGCAAGCGGCCAATGAGCAACAAGGGATGGATCTGTGACAG GTGTCGCCAGTGTGCCAGCGCGTGCGCGGTGTGCCACCACGTGGTGAAGGGGCTCTTCGTGTGGTGTCAGGGCTGCAGCCACGGCGGACACCTGGAGCACATCATGAACTGGCTCCGGAACAACGCCCACTGCCCCGCCGGGTGTGGTCACCTGTGCGAATACACCTGA
- the LOC105926642 gene encoding ankyrin repeat and SAM domain-containing protein 3 codes for MLAASCGNESIAYFLLQQGADLELRDARGWTALFHCTSTGHQQMVKFLLDNNADANVKEPGSGFTPLMEAAASGHEIIVQYLMDHKVKVSERNAKGETARALAAMYGYTKIVGLIDSRSHRLKPGHFEDLSSSEDSDSSPPRARPGRSRVKGVSIHDGPQAIAKFRVGGGSRAAEPPAAAAPRRTPSRDAGERSEICCRDVTSPINELDVQSHSSRDDSPFFENDMPTMRSSSSSSDGPPPAVGLGWEGSVESNEDSDQNQKSSCRRQNKAHHGKGKARHGEAALPGGPPASYAGPKDLAEFLEQIGFSKYLPLLEEQDIDLRLFLTLTENDLKEIGITLFGPKRKMTSAIARWHSGAPPPSDALEQAYADQLEAEMQEMAIQLHKRCEEIEVLQSQVSQEKELRTVMEGCLMEDKMAWKKVQSELVENHRLAQDIGATLAKERVCRAQLLSCCVAEGRGGGGQEGSGGGAAEEPRRSAVLQLTKELEAYQEKMAGTLETLLQSLRRLSAPEKVSDSWERP; via the exons ATGCTGGCAGCCAGCTGCGGCAACGAAAGCATCGCCTACTTCCTGCTGCAG CAAGGCGCAGATCTGGAGCTGAGGGACGCCAGAGGCTGGACGGCCCTGTTCCACTGCACCAGCACCGGCCACCAGCAGATGGTGAAGTTCCTGCTCGACAACAACGCCGACGCCAACGTAAA GGAGCCTGGGTCGGGGTTCACCCCCCTGATGGAGGCCGCGGCTTCCGGACACGAAATCATCGTTCAGTACCTGATGGACCAC AAAGTGAAGGTCAGCGAGCGTAACGCCAAGGGAGAGACCGCCCGGGCGCTCGCCGCCATGTACGGCTACACCAAGATCGTCGGCCTCATCGACTCGCGGTCTCACCGATTAAAACCAG GACACTTCGAAGACCTGAGCTCCTCGGAGGATTCGGACAGCTCGCCGCCGAGGGCCCGGCCCGGCCGCAGCCGAGTCAAAGGCGTCAGCATCCACGACGGGCCTCAGGCCATCGCCAAGTTCCGCGTTGGAGGCGGGAGCAGAGCGGCCG AGCCTCCTGCCGCCGCCGCGCCGAGACGAACGCCGTCCCGCGACGCCGGAGAGCGGAGCGAGATCTGCTGCCGGGACGTGACGTCGCCGATCAACGAGCTGGACGTCCAGAGCCACAGCAGCAGAG ACGACAGCCCGTTCTTTGAGAACGACATGCCCACcatgaggagcagcagcagcagcagcgacggCCCGCCTCCTGCCGTGGGACTCGGCTGGGAGGGATCGGTGGAGAGCAACGAG GActcggaccagaaccagaagagcAGCTGTCGCCGGCAGAACAAGGCTCACCACGGGAAGGGAAAGGCGCGGCACGGCGAGGCGGCGCTCCCCGGCGGTCCTCCGGCTTCTTACGCCGGGCCAAAG GATCTGGCAGAATTCCTGGAGCAGATCGGCTTCTCCAAGTACCTGCCGCTGCTGGAGGAGCAGGACATCGACCTGCGGCTCTTCCTCACGCTGACGGAGAACGACCTGAAGGAGATCGGGATCAC GCTGTTCGGACCCAAACGGAAGATGACCTCGGCCATCGCCAGGTGGCACAGCGGCGCGCCGCCGCCCAGCGACGCCCTGGAGCAGGCCTACGCCGACCAGCTGGAGGCCGAGATGCAGGAGATGGCCATCCAGCTCCACAAG CGCTGCGAAGAAATCGAGGTTCTGCAGAGCCAGGTGTCCCAAGAGAAGGAGCTGCGGACGGTGATGGAGGGATGCCTGATGGAGGACAAGATGGCCTGGAAGAAGGTCCAGTCGGAGCTGGTGGAGAACCACAGGCTGGCGCAGGACATCGGCGCCACCCTGGCCAAGGAGCGGGTCTGCCGGGCCCAGCTGCTGTCCTGCTGCGTGGCGGAGGGGCGGGGCGGTGGAGGACAGGAAGGTTCTGGAGGTGGAG CCGCCGAGGAGCCGAGGCGTTCTGCTGTTCTGCAGCTGACTAAGGAGCTGGAGGCGTACCAGGAGAAAATGG CCGGGACTCTGGAGACGCTGCTGCAGAGCCTCAGGCGGCTCAGCGCCCCAGAAAAGGTGTCGGACAGCTGGGAGCGCCCCTAA